Proteins encoded together in one Bactrocera neohumeralis isolate Rockhampton chromosome 4, APGP_CSIRO_Bneo_wtdbg2-racon-allhic-juicebox.fasta_v2, whole genome shotgun sequence window:
- the LOC126754927 gene encoding shematrin-like protein 2 has product MHMFCKALLMACFFIFASCQSTRQSGSRSGSRDRNTANSDVVQGRTLSLVRPLIGGLGAIRPIASAIGFDPIRLGAAGGGALQSDPIYGGGYPGYGGGYGGYGGYGGYGGYPFYGGYPGLFSGYGPYAYRPRPYYPTYGGYNPYAGYQRPSYGSYGGTGATSPGVSTGSNTSPAGGLGSLLGGSTGGGSSASQAQLANQLGQALGASLRPLLSGGGAGGAGGAGGAGGLASLLGLLG; this is encoded by the coding sequence atgcatatgTTCTGCAAAGCCCTACTGATGGCTTGTTTCTTCATATTCGCTTCGTGCCAGTCGACGCGCCAGAGTGGCTCACGCAGTGGAAGCCGCGATCGTAACACGGCCAACAGTGACGTTGTTCAAGGGCGAACCTTAAGCCTAGTCCGACCATTAATTGGTGGTTTAGGTGCCATTCGCCCAATTGCCAGCGCCATCGGCTTTGATCCAATACGTTTGGGTGCCGCGGGCGGAGGTGCTTTACAGTCCGATCCCATCTACGGTGGTGGCTATCCCGGCTACGGTGGTGGCTATGGTGGTTATGGCGGTTATGGTGGTTATGGCGGCTACCCCTTCTATGGAGGCTATCCGGGTTTATTTTCCGGTTATGGCCCATATGCATATCGCCCGCGTCCATATTATCCCACATATGGTGGTTACAATCCGTATGCTGGCTACCAACGTCCCAGCTATGGCTCTTATGGTGGCACTGGTGCAACTAGTCCAGGCGTATCTACGGGGTCCAACACAAGCCCAGCAGGCGGATTGGGATCGTTACTAGGTGGCAGCACTGGTGGAGGCTCATCGGCCTCGCAGGCGCAACTAGCCAATCAGTTGGGTCAGGCATTGGGTGCCAGTTTACGTCCATTGCTGTCCGGTGGCGGTGCTGGTGGCGCCGGCGGAGCAGGAGGCGCGGGTGGTCTGGCTAGCTTACTGGGGCTGTTAGGTTAA